A genome region from Cognatishimia activa includes the following:
- the lpdA gene encoding dihydrolipoyl dehydrogenase — MEVKVPDIGDFSEVPVISILVAVGDTVAEEDPLIELESDKATMEVPSPAAGTVKEIKVSEGDNVSEGSVILVLEGAAAADAPAAAPAAEAPAAPTAVAPTGTATGAGDVHAEVVVLGSGPGGYTAAFRAADLGKKVVLIEKDNNLGGVCLNVGCIPSKALLHAAKVITESEEMGDHGITFDTPNVDLDKLRGWKDSVVKQLTGGLGGLAKGRKVQVVTGFGTFTGPNMIEVNDNGKRSTVSFDQCIIAAGSEPVTLPFIPHDDERVIDSTGALELKDIPKRMLVLGGGIIGLEMATVYDALGADVTIVELMDQIIPGADKDIVKPLHNRIKSRYEDIKLKTKVTAVEAREDGLKVTFEDDKGEVTTDVFDKLLVSVGRRPNGAKINAAAAGVAVDERGFIAVDSQQRTGQAHIFAIGDVVGQPMLAHKAVHEGKVAAEVAAGHKRHFDARVIPSVAYTDPEVAWVGVTENQAKAEGIKVGKGSFPWAASGRSLSLGRSEGITKLIFDHETDRVIGAGIVGPNAGDLIAEVALAIEMGSDATDLGHTIHPHPTLSETVNFAAEMFEGTITDLMPPKKRK, encoded by the coding sequence ATGGAAGTTAAAGTACCTGATATCGGTGATTTTTCCGAAGTTCCTGTGATCTCGATCCTGGTCGCCGTGGGCGACACGGTTGCGGAAGAAGACCCGCTGATTGAGCTGGAATCTGACAAAGCGACTATGGAAGTGCCCTCCCCTGCGGCGGGCACTGTGAAAGAGATCAAAGTTTCTGAGGGCGACAATGTATCAGAAGGCTCTGTGATCTTGGTTCTCGAAGGCGCTGCGGCGGCGGATGCCCCTGCAGCGGCCCCAGCCGCAGAGGCACCAGCGGCGCCGACCGCTGTGGCGCCGACCGGCACCGCAACTGGTGCAGGCGATGTACATGCCGAAGTCGTGGTTTTGGGGTCTGGCCCGGGCGGCTACACCGCAGCGTTCCGCGCGGCGGACCTTGGCAAAAAGGTCGTGCTGATCGAGAAAGACAACAACCTTGGCGGCGTCTGTCTGAACGTCGGCTGTATCCCGTCCAAGGCACTGTTGCATGCGGCCAAAGTGATCACCGAGTCCGAGGAAATGGGCGATCACGGTATCACTTTTGACACGCCGAATGTCGATCTGGACAAGCTGCGCGGCTGGAAGGACTCTGTGGTCAAACAGCTGACCGGCGGTCTGGGAGGCCTCGCGAAGGGCCGTAAGGTTCAGGTTGTGACCGGTTTCGGTACCTTTACCGGACCGAACATGATCGAAGTGAACGACAACGGCAAACGCTCGACCGTTAGCTTTGATCAATGTATCATCGCAGCAGGGTCCGAGCCGGTCACCTTGCCCTTCATCCCACATGATGATGAGCGTGTGATTGACTCGACTGGTGCTTTGGAACTGAAAGACATCCCAAAGCGGATGTTGGTTCTGGGCGGCGGCATCATCGGTCTGGAAATGGCGACGGTCTATGACGCGCTTGGCGCCGATGTGACCATCGTAGAACTGATGGATCAGATCATTCCAGGCGCTGACAAAGACATCGTGAAGCCTCTGCATAACCGCATCAAATCGCGCTATGAGGACATCAAACTTAAGACCAAAGTCACCGCTGTCGAAGCGCGTGAGGACGGTCTGAAAGTGACCTTTGAGGATGACAAGGGCGAGGTCACAACCGATGTCTTTGACAAGCTTTTGGTTTCTGTCGGTCGTCGCCCGAATGGCGCCAAGATCAATGCAGCTGCTGCAGGGGTTGCGGTGGATGAGCGCGGCTTTATCGCGGTCGACAGCCAGCAACGCACGGGTCAAGCGCATATCTTTGCGATTGGCGATGTGGTTGGTCAGCCGATGCTCGCGCACAAAGCCGTCCACGAAGGCAAGGTCGCAGCTGAAGTCGCAGCAGGCCACAAGCGCCACTTTGATGCGCGCGTGATCCCGTCGGTGGCCTATACCGATCCAGAAGTGGCTTGGGTTGGCGTGACCGAGAACCAAGCGAAAGCGGAAGGTATCAAGGTCGGCAAGGGCTCGTTCCCTTGGGCGGCGTCGGGCCGGTCGCTGTCGCTGGGGCGCTCTGAAGGCATCACGAAGCTGATCTTTGATCACGAGACTGATCGTGTGATTGGCGCTGGCATCGTGGGTCCAAACGCCGGCGATCTGATTGCTGAGGTGGCGCTGGCCATCGAGATGGGATCCGATGCGACCGATCTGGGCCACACGATCCACCCGCACCCGACCCTGTCGGAAACGGTGAACTTTGCAGCCGAAATGTTTGAAGGCACGATCACCGATCTTATGCCTCCGAAAAAGCGCAAGTAA
- a CDS encoding type I glyceraldehyde-3-phosphate dehydrogenase, whose amino-acid sequence MSDQTTRIFINGFGRIGRAVLRILKQNAAYRDIEIVGLNDIEPLETCAYLFEYDSIFGPYPGEVEAGDQSLTVDGQVIPFHSEKDISTLDLSTVDVVLECTGMAGKRAFAEHGLEAGAKRVLISGPSDEADITIVLGANEDQIGSHRVVSNASCTTNALAPLMKVLDAEYGLISGHMTTVHCYTGSQPTVDKPRANLERSRAAALSMVPTTTSAQKLIDRVLPHLEGRVEARAIRVPTASVSAIDLTIQTESPVSAETVNALLKSKTADGILGWTQKPLVSTDLRMRPESLVICERETSVSVGGLLRVFGWYDNEFGFSCRLLDMVRLMAR is encoded by the coding sequence ATGTCTGATCAAACAACGCGTATCTTTATTAATGGCTTTGGCCGGATCGGCCGAGCGGTCCTGCGTATTCTGAAACAGAACGCGGCCTATCGCGATATCGAAATTGTTGGCCTGAACGATATCGAGCCGCTCGAAACCTGCGCCTATTTGTTCGAATATGACTCGATCTTTGGGCCCTATCCGGGTGAGGTTGAGGCGGGCGATCAATCCTTGACTGTGGACGGTCAGGTCATTCCGTTCCACAGCGAAAAAGACATCTCGACATTGGATCTCAGCACCGTCGACGTGGTTCTGGAATGCACCGGCATGGCCGGCAAACGCGCCTTTGCCGAACATGGACTAGAGGCGGGGGCGAAGCGTGTTCTGATCTCTGGTCCCTCGGATGAGGCGGACATCACCATTGTGCTGGGCGCGAATGAAGATCAAATCGGCTCCCATCGCGTGGTGTCCAACGCGTCTTGTACCACCAACGCACTCGCACCTTTGATGAAAGTTCTGGACGCCGAATACGGCCTGATCAGTGGCCACATGACGACTGTGCACTGCTACACCGGCTCGCAGCCTACCGTCGACAAACCCCGCGCCAATCTCGAACGCAGCCGCGCGGCGGCGCTCTCGATGGTGCCCACGACCACCAGCGCCCAAAAGCTGATTGATCGCGTGCTGCCTCACCTGGAAGGCCGCGTCGAAGCCCGCGCGATCCGAGTGCCCACCGCCAGCGTCAGCGCCATCGACCTGACGATCCAGACAGAGTCCCCAGTCTCTGCAGAGACGGTGAACGCCTTGCTCAAGTCCAAGACCGCCGACGGCATTCTGGGCTGGACGCAAAAACCACTCGTCTCAACCGACCTGCGCATGCGCCCCGAGAGCCTCGTTATCTGCGAACGCGAAACCTCTGTCAGCGTCGGGGGCTTGTTGCGCGTCTTTGGCTGGTATGACAACGAGTTCGGCTTCTCCTGCCGCCTTCTCGACATGGTCCGCCTGATGGCTCGCTAG